A genomic window from Ideonella sp. WA131b includes:
- a CDS encoding ThiF family adenylyltransferase, protein MPHAAAPADAADLERRFGGLRRLYGDAGYAAVRAARVAVVGLGGVGSWAAEALARSGVARLVMVDLDHVAESNVNRQVQALGGTLGMAKAQALAQRLADIHPGCELLPVEAFADAETWPGLLPAPVDAVIDACDQAAAKAHLAAWSLACGLPLVLVGAAGGKRQPQAVAVDDLALATHDPLLSGLRQRLRKAGVVPRLGTMGLRAVYSREPVLRPDASCAADGGAEGRVDGRIDGRIDGRIDGRLNCHGYGSSVTVTATFGLVAAAELLRLLIERHMPTPRLKAA, encoded by the coding sequence ATGCCGCACGCGGCGGCACCGGCCGACGCCGCCGATCTGGAGCGGCGGTTCGGCGGCCTGCGCCGGCTGTACGGCGATGCCGGCTATGCGGCCGTGCGCGCGGCGCGCGTGGCGGTGGTGGGCCTGGGCGGGGTCGGTTCGTGGGCTGCGGAGGCGCTGGCGCGCAGCGGGGTGGCGCGTCTGGTGATGGTCGACCTCGACCACGTGGCCGAGAGCAACGTCAACCGCCAGGTGCAGGCCCTGGGCGGCACGCTGGGCATGGCCAAGGCCCAGGCCCTGGCACAGCGCTTGGCCGACATCCACCCAGGCTGCGAGCTGCTGCCGGTGGAGGCCTTTGCTGACGCCGAGACCTGGCCCGGGTTGCTGCCGGCCCCTGTGGACGCGGTGATCGACGCCTGCGATCAGGCCGCGGCGAAAGCCCACCTGGCAGCCTGGAGCCTGGCCTGCGGCCTGCCACTGGTGCTGGTGGGGGCCGCGGGCGGCAAGCGGCAACCGCAGGCCGTGGCGGTGGACGACCTCGCGCTGGCCACCCACGACCCGCTGCTGTCCGGACTGCGCCAGCGCCTGCGCAAGGCCGGTGTGGTGCCGCGGCTGGGCACGATGGGCCTGCGCGCCGTGTACTCGCGCGAGCCGGTGCTGCGGCCCGACGCCTCCTGCGCGGCCGACGGCGGCGCGGAAGGCCGCGTGGATGGCCGCATTGATGGCCGCATCGATGGCCGCATCGATGGCCGCCTCAACTGCCACGGCTACGGCTCCAGCGTCACGGTGACGGCGACCTTCGGGCTCGTGGCTGCGGCCGAGCTGCTGCGGCTGTTGATCGAGCGCCACATGCCCACCCCGAGGCTGAAGGCAGCGTAG
- a CDS encoding fumarylacetoacetate hydrolase family protein has translation MKLLRHGPKGHEKPALLDAEGQVRDLSSLMTDITPATLSPAGLARLRSQDVSTLPVVPQGTLAVPWTGMGKFICIGLNYADHAAESNQPIPKEPIVFMKPTGVAVGCHHAVVLPRDSVKTDWEVELGVVIGSTARYVSEADALKHVAGYCVVNDISEREYQLERGGTWDKGKGCDTFGPVGPWLVTADEVGDPQDLPMWLEVNGKRWQDGSTRTMIFGVAQLVSYLSRFMSLHPGDLITTGTPPGVGLGAKPHPVYLKPGDTMRLGIGKLGEQQQTVHAWDPALIDG, from the coding sequence ATGAAGCTGCTTCGCCACGGCCCCAAGGGCCACGAGAAGCCCGCGCTGCTCGACGCCGAGGGCCAGGTGCGCGACCTCTCGTCGCTGATGACCGACATCACACCGGCCACGCTGTCGCCGGCCGGCCTGGCCCGGCTGCGTTCGCAGGACGTGTCGACGCTGCCCGTCGTGCCGCAGGGCACGCTCGCCGTGCCCTGGACGGGCATGGGCAAGTTCATCTGCATCGGCCTGAACTACGCCGACCACGCGGCCGAGTCGAACCAGCCGATTCCCAAGGAGCCGATCGTCTTCATGAAGCCCACCGGCGTCGCGGTGGGTTGCCACCACGCCGTCGTGCTGCCCCGCGATTCCGTCAAGACCGACTGGGAGGTCGAGCTCGGCGTGGTGATCGGCTCGACGGCGCGCTACGTCTCCGAGGCCGACGCGCTGAAGCACGTGGCCGGCTACTGCGTCGTCAACGACATCTCCGAGCGCGAGTACCAGCTCGAACGCGGCGGCACCTGGGACAAGGGCAAGGGCTGCGACACCTTCGGCCCCGTCGGCCCCTGGCTGGTGACGGCCGACGAGGTCGGCGATCCGCAGGACCTGCCGATGTGGCTGGAGGTCAACGGCAAGCGCTGGCAGGACGGCAGCACGCGCACGATGATCTTCGGCGTGGCGCAGCTCGTGAGCTACCTGAGCCGCTTCATGAGCCTGCACCCCGGCGACCTGATCACCACCGGCACGCCGCCGGGCGTGGGCCTGGGCGCCAAGCCGCACCCGGTGTACCTCAAACCCGGCGACACGATGCGGCTGGGCATCGGCAAGCTCGGCGAGCAGCAGCAGACGGTGCACGCCTGGGACCCGGCGCTGATCGACGGCTGA
- a CDS encoding SDR family oxidoreductase has translation MKTALVTGAGSGIGQACALALLRDGWQVALVGRRPEALVATQALAGADGVRALALPCDVADEPAVRDTFDTVHARFGRLDLLFNNAGGGLAAKTPDLVGAAEWKQVVDVNLNGAFYCLSHAFRLMRAQSPQGGRIINNGSISAYAPRPGSIAYTATKHAVTGLTKTAALDGRPFDIAVGQIDIGNAASDMTARMAQGVPQADGSVRAEPRMDLSAVVDTFLAMARLPPSANILFTTVMATKMPYVGRG, from the coding sequence ATGAAGACCGCTCTCGTGACCGGCGCCGGCTCCGGCATCGGACAGGCCTGTGCCCTCGCCCTGCTGCGCGACGGATGGCAGGTCGCGCTCGTCGGGCGCCGCCCGGAGGCGCTGGTGGCGACGCAGGCGCTGGCCGGCGCCGACGGCGTGCGCGCGCTGGCCCTGCCCTGCGACGTGGCCGACGAGCCGGCGGTGCGCGACACCTTCGACACCGTGCACGCCCGCTTCGGCCGACTCGACCTGCTGTTCAACAACGCCGGTGGCGGCCTGGCGGCCAAGACGCCCGACCTCGTCGGCGCCGCCGAGTGGAAGCAGGTCGTCGACGTCAACCTCAACGGCGCCTTCTACTGCCTGTCGCACGCCTTCCGGCTGATGCGGGCGCAGTCGCCGCAGGGCGGCCGCATCATCAACAACGGCTCGATCTCGGCCTACGCGCCGCGGCCGGGCTCGATCGCCTACACGGCCACCAAACACGCCGTCACCGGGCTGACCAAGACGGCCGCGCTCGACGGCCGGCCCTTCGACATCGCCGTCGGGCAGATCGACATCGGCAACGCCGCCAGCGACATGACGGCCCGCATGGCGCAGGGCGTGCCGCAGGCCGACGGCTCGGTGCGCGCCGAGCCGCGCATGGATCTCTCGGCGGTGGTCGACACCTTCCTGGCGATGGCCCGGCTGCCGCCCTCGGCCAACATCCTGTTCACCACGGTGATGGCGACCAAGATGCCCTACGTGGGCCGCGGCTGA
- a CDS encoding NAD(P)-dependent oxidoreductase, translated as MSTIGFIGASGLMGHGMARNLLAQGHSVRLTVHRKRERVADLLAAGATEAATPAVLAAGCELVFVCVTGSPQVEAVLAGPGGLLEAPAPGLIVVDCSTSEPESTQRLRALALQRGAELVDAPLARTPVEAEAGRLNVMVGAEPATFARVEPVLRCFAENVFHVGGPGAGHTIKLLNNFIAQAICTATAEAFAVGARAGIDLARLVEVISAGAVNSGLFQAMAKTLHGDLAGLRFELDNARKDVRYYTHLAEGLAVPTLLGEAVHQSLTLASSLGHGRKFVPSLVEAQEQLAHVQLVPRA; from the coding sequence ATGAGCACGATCGGATTCATTGGCGCCTCGGGCCTGATGGGGCACGGCATGGCCCGCAACCTGCTGGCCCAGGGCCACAGCGTGCGCCTGACGGTGCACCGCAAGCGCGAGCGCGTGGCCGACCTGCTGGCGGCCGGCGCCACCGAGGCGGCCACACCGGCCGTGCTGGCCGCGGGCTGCGAGCTGGTGTTCGTCTGCGTCACCGGCTCGCCGCAGGTCGAGGCCGTGCTGGCCGGGCCGGGCGGCCTGCTGGAGGCCCCGGCCCCGGGCCTGATCGTCGTCGACTGCTCGACCTCCGAGCCCGAGTCCACGCAAAGGCTGCGCGCACTCGCACTGCAGCGCGGCGCCGAGCTGGTGGACGCGCCGCTGGCCCGCACCCCGGTGGAGGCCGAGGCCGGACGGCTCAACGTGATGGTGGGGGCCGAGCCCGCCACCTTCGCGCGGGTGGAGCCGGTGCTGCGCTGCTTCGCCGAGAACGTGTTCCACGTCGGCGGGCCGGGCGCGGGTCACACGATCAAGCTGCTCAACAACTTCATCGCGCAGGCCATCTGCACGGCCACGGCCGAGGCCTTTGCCGTCGGCGCGCGCGCGGGCATCGACCTCGCCCGGCTGGTCGAGGTGATCAGCGCGGGCGCGGTCAACTCGGGCCTGTTCCAGGCCATGGCCAAGACGCTGCACGGCGACCTGGCCGGGCTGCGCTTCGAGCTCGACAACGCCCGCAAGGACGTCCGCTACTACACGCACCTGGCCGAGGGCCTGGCCGTGCCGACGCTGCTCGGCGAGGCCGTGCACCAGTCGCTCACGCTGGCCAGCTCGCTCGGCCACGGGCGCAAGTTCGTGCCCTCGCTGGTCGAGGCGCAGGAGCAGCTGGCGCACGTGCAGCTGGTGCCGCGCGCTTGA
- a CDS encoding SDR family oxidoreductase, whose product MTSRLAGRTAFVTAAGAGIGQATALAFAREGATVIATDLDPALLAPLAAAGCTTEKLDVLDPAAIHDAAARHPGVDVLFNAAGTVHAGTVLDCTEEQWAFAFDLNVRSMYRTIKAFVPGMLAAGQGSIINVASAAGSIKGAPNRFVYGSTKAAVIGLTKAVAADFIARGVRCNAICPGTVESPSLRERIAAQSRASGQTPAQVEAMFIARQPMGRLGRAEEIAALAIYLASDESGFTSGTAQLIDGGWTL is encoded by the coding sequence ATGACCTCACGACTTGCCGGCAGGACCGCCTTCGTCACCGCCGCTGGCGCCGGCATCGGCCAGGCCACCGCCCTGGCCTTTGCGCGCGAAGGCGCCACCGTGATCGCCACCGACCTCGACCCCGCGTTGCTCGCGCCGCTGGCCGCCGCCGGCTGCACGACCGAGAAGCTCGACGTGCTGGATCCGGCCGCCATCCACGACGCCGCGGCGCGCCACCCGGGCGTCGACGTGCTGTTCAACGCCGCCGGCACCGTGCACGCCGGCACCGTGCTCGACTGCACCGAGGAACAGTGGGCCTTCGCCTTCGACCTCAACGTGCGCTCGATGTACCGCACGATCAAGGCCTTCGTGCCCGGCATGCTCGCGGCCGGGCAAGGCTCCATCATCAACGTGGCCTCGGCCGCCGGCAGCATCAAGGGCGCGCCCAACCGCTTCGTCTACGGCAGCACCAAGGCCGCCGTGATCGGCCTGACCAAGGCCGTGGCGGCCGACTTCATCGCCCGCGGCGTGCGCTGCAACGCGATCTGCCCCGGCACGGTGGAGTCGCCGTCGCTGCGCGAGCGCATCGCCGCGCAGTCCCGGGCCAGCGGGCAGACGCCGGCACAGGTCGAGGCGATGTTCATCGCGCGCCAGCCGATGGGGCGGCTCGGCCGCGCCGAGGAGATCGCGGCCCTGGCGATCTACCTGGCCAGCGACGAGTCGGGCTTCACCAGCGGCACCGCGCAGCTGATCGATGGCGGCTGGACCCTCTAG
- a CDS encoding altronate dehydratase, translated as MSSPFIRIHPDDNVVIARRQLVSGTRLAGEGGGDGISVSGLVPPGHKVATRAIAAGEAVRRYGQVIGTATQAIAPGQHVHTHNLAFSDFARRHEPGAGARATGFVSEPATFDGIVRADGRVATRNYIGVLTSVNCSATAARAIADHFRRDIRPEALAAFPHVDGVVALTHGMGCATASDGEELRVLRRTLGGYARHANFAAVLIVGLGCETNQIQGLVAQEGLAEGAWLRTFNIQDTGGTARTVARGIEIVREMLPHANRVRRQPVPASHLVVGLQCGGSDGYSGISANPALGAAVDRLVRHGGTAILSETPEIYGGEHLLTRRAASAEIADKLLRRIAWWEQYTARNGMKMDNNPSAGNKAGGLTTILEKSLGAIAKSGTTNLVDVVEFAERVATRGFVYMDTPGYDPVSATGQVAGGANLICFTTGRGSAYGCAPSPSLKLSTNTALWRQQEEDIDLDCGTIVDGLESVDDCGERIFRLMLETASGRLTKSERHGYGQNEFVPWQLGAVM; from the coding sequence ATGAGCAGCCCCTTCATCCGCATCCATCCCGACGACAACGTCGTCATCGCGCGGCGCCAGCTGGTCTCCGGCACCCGCCTGGCCGGCGAGGGCGGGGGCGACGGCATCAGCGTCTCGGGCCTGGTGCCGCCGGGCCACAAGGTCGCGACGCGGGCCATCGCGGCCGGCGAGGCGGTGCGCCGCTACGGCCAGGTCATCGGCACGGCCACGCAGGCCATCGCGCCAGGCCAGCACGTGCACACGCACAACCTCGCCTTCAGCGACTTCGCGCGCCGGCACGAGCCCGGTGCCGGCGCGCGGGCCACCGGGTTCGTCAGCGAGCCCGCGACCTTCGACGGCATCGTGCGCGCCGACGGCCGCGTCGCCACGCGCAATTACATCGGCGTGCTGACCAGCGTCAACTGCTCGGCCACCGCCGCGCGGGCCATCGCCGACCACTTCCGGCGCGACATCCGGCCCGAGGCGCTGGCCGCCTTCCCCCACGTCGACGGCGTCGTGGCGCTCACACACGGCATGGGCTGCGCCACCGCCAGCGACGGCGAGGAGCTGCGGGTGCTGCGCCGCACGCTCGGCGGCTACGCGCGCCACGCCAACTTCGCGGCGGTGCTGATCGTCGGCCTGGGCTGCGAAACCAACCAGATCCAGGGTCTGGTCGCGCAGGAGGGCCTGGCCGAGGGCGCCTGGCTGCGCACCTTCAACATCCAGGACACCGGCGGCACCGCCCGCACGGTGGCGCGCGGCATCGAGATCGTGCGCGAGATGCTGCCCCACGCCAACCGCGTGCGGCGGCAGCCGGTGCCGGCGAGCCACCTGGTGGTGGGCCTGCAATGCGGCGGCAGCGACGGCTACTCCGGCATCAGCGCCAACCCGGCGCTGGGCGCGGCGGTCGACCGCCTGGTGCGGCACGGCGGCACCGCCATCCTGAGCGAGACCCCCGAGATCTACGGCGGCGAACACCTGCTGACGCGCCGCGCGGCCAGCGCCGAGATCGCCGACAAGCTGCTGCGCCGCATCGCGTGGTGGGAGCAGTACACGGCGCGCAACGGCATGAAGATGGACAACAACCCGTCGGCCGGCAACAAGGCCGGCGGCCTGACCACCATCCTCGAGAAAAGCCTGGGCGCGATTGCCAAGAGCGGCACCACCAACCTGGTCGACGTGGTCGAGTTCGCCGAGCGCGTCGCCACGCGGGGCTTCGTCTACATGGACACGCCGGGCTACGACCCCGTGTCGGCCACGGGCCAGGTGGCCGGCGGCGCCAACCTGATCTGCTTCACCACCGGGCGCGGCTCGGCCTACGGCTGCGCGCCGTCGCCGTCGCTCAAGCTGTCCACCAACACGGCGCTGTGGCGGCAGCAGGAGGAGGACATCGACCTCGACTGCGGCACCATCGTCGACGGCCTGGAGTCGGTGGACGACTGCGGCGAGCGCATCTTCCGGCTCATGCTCGAGACGGCCTCGGGCCGGCTGACCAAGAGCGAGCGCCACGGCTACGGCCAGAACGAGTTCGTGCCCTGGCAGCTGGGCGCGGTGATGTGA
- a CDS encoding helix-turn-helix transcriptional regulator, protein MRRARQFNDLSLTELGDKVGVSKQFLSRIETGEEDASGQLQASLADELQVRPEFFHRIDTHPIADEQCHFRRQLTSGCALVQWAGRGGRSWKQQFFAPQIR, encoded by the coding sequence CTGCGACGGGCCCGCCAGTTCAACGACCTGTCGCTCACCGAGTTGGGCGACAAGGTTGGCGTCTCCAAGCAGTTCCTGAGCCGCATCGAGACCGGGGAGGAGGACGCCTCGGGGCAGCTCCAAGCGAGCTTGGCAGATGAACTGCAGGTCCGGCCGGAGTTCTTCCACCGCATCGACACCCACCCGATCGCTGACGAGCAGTGCCACTTCCGACGGCAGCTCACATCAGGGTGCGCGCTCGTTCAGTGGGCCGGCCGCGGCGGGCGCTCGTGGAAGCAACAGTTCTTTGCTCCTCAGATACGCTGA
- a CDS encoding dihydroxy-acid dehydratase — protein MTQPPRKKPQDLRSQQWFGRQDRDGFAYRSWVKGKGIPHDQFDGRPVIGICNTFSELTPCNSHFRTLAEQVKIGVYEAGGFPLEFPVMSLGETLMRPTAMLYRNLASMDVEESIRGNPVDGVVLLFGCDKTTPSLLMGASSVNLPAIGVSGGPMLNGKWRGQELGSGTGVWSMSEQVRAGTLALKDFFEAESCMHRSHGHCMTMGTASTMASMVEALGVGLPGNAAFPAVDGRRNVLARAAGRRIVEMVHEDLVLSKILTREAFENAIRTLAAIGGSTNAVIHLIAIAGRIGVPLTVDDFDRLASALPCLVNLQPSGQYLMEDFCYAGGLPAVLREILPLLHRDALTANGRTIGENVADAPNWNPDVIRPFAEPFKPKAGIAVLKGNLAPRGAVIKPSAATPALMKHTGRAVVFEDSDDFHARIDDESLDVDETCILVLKNCGPKGYPGMAEVGNMPLPPKVLRKGITDMVRISDARMSGTAYGTVVLHTVPEAAAGGPLALVQNGDLISLDVAARSLHLHVDDAELERRRAAWQPPKPVLETGYWGLYVKHVLQADEGADLDFLRGQRGAFVPKDNH, from the coding sequence ATGACCCAACCCCCGCGCAAGAAGCCCCAGGACCTCCGCAGCCAGCAGTGGTTCGGCCGGCAGGATCGCGACGGCTTCGCCTACCGCAGCTGGGTCAAGGGCAAGGGCATCCCGCACGACCAGTTCGACGGCCGGCCGGTGATCGGCATCTGCAACACCTTCAGCGAGCTCACGCCCTGCAACTCGCACTTCCGCACGCTGGCCGAGCAGGTCAAGATCGGCGTGTACGAGGCCGGCGGCTTCCCGCTGGAGTTCCCGGTCATGTCGCTGGGCGAGACGCTGATGCGGCCCACGGCCATGCTCTACCGCAACCTCGCCAGCATGGACGTCGAGGAGTCGATCCGCGGCAACCCGGTCGATGGCGTCGTGCTGCTGTTCGGCTGCGACAAGACCACGCCCAGCCTGCTGATGGGCGCCTCCAGCGTGAACCTGCCCGCCATCGGCGTCAGCGGCGGGCCGATGCTCAACGGCAAGTGGCGCGGCCAGGAACTGGGCTCGGGCACGGGCGTGTGGAGCATGAGCGAGCAGGTGCGCGCCGGCACCCTGGCGCTGAAGGACTTCTTCGAGGCCGAGAGCTGCATGCACCGCAGCCACGGCCACTGCATGACCATGGGCACGGCCAGCACCATGGCTTCGATGGTCGAGGCGCTCGGCGTGGGCCTGCCCGGCAACGCCGCGTTCCCGGCCGTCGACGGCCGGCGCAACGTGCTGGCGCGCGCGGCCGGCCGGCGCATCGTCGAGATGGTGCACGAGGACCTCGTGCTGTCGAAGATCCTCACCCGCGAGGCCTTCGAGAACGCCATCCGCACCCTGGCCGCCATCGGCGGCAGCACCAACGCCGTGATCCACCTGATCGCCATCGCCGGCCGCATCGGCGTGCCGCTGACGGTCGACGACTTCGACCGCCTGGCCAGCGCGCTGCCCTGCCTGGTGAACCTGCAGCCCTCGGGCCAGTACCTGATGGAGGACTTCTGCTACGCCGGCGGGCTGCCCGCGGTGCTGCGCGAGATCCTGCCGCTGCTGCACCGCGACGCGCTCACCGCCAACGGCCGCACGATCGGCGAGAACGTGGCCGACGCCCCCAACTGGAACCCCGACGTGATCCGGCCCTTCGCCGAGCCGTTCAAGCCCAAGGCCGGCATCGCGGTGCTCAAGGGCAACCTGGCGCCGCGTGGCGCCGTGATCAAGCCCAGCGCCGCCACGCCGGCCCTGATGAAGCACACCGGCCGCGCGGTGGTCTTCGAGGACAGCGACGACTTCCACGCCCGCATCGACGACGAGTCGCTCGACGTCGACGAGACCTGCATCCTGGTGCTCAAGAACTGCGGCCCCAAGGGCTACCCCGGCATGGCCGAGGTCGGCAACATGCCGCTGCCGCCCAAGGTGCTGCGCAAGGGCATCACCGACATGGTCCGCATCAGCGACGCGCGCATGAGCGGCACCGCCTACGGCACCGTGGTGCTGCACACGGTGCCCGAGGCGGCTGCCGGCGGCCCGCTGGCGCTGGTGCAAAACGGCGACCTGATCTCGCTGGACGTGGCGGCGCGCTCGCTGCACCTGCACGTGGACGATGCCGAGCTCGAGCGCCGCCGCGCCGCATGGCAGCCCCCGAAGCCGGTGCTCGAGACCGGCTACTGGGGCCTGTACGTGAAGCACGTGCTGCAGGCCGACGAGGGCGCCGACCTCGACTTCCTGCGCGGCCAGCGCGGCGCCTTCGTTCCGAAAGACAACCACTGA
- a CDS encoding DUF3106 domain-containing protein, with the protein MKRTLSLIVITASIAVAAMGAHAQSATPDQKGVVKEKLKSMTPEERAEATKRAKAKWDSMSPAEQEAAKKTFAEKRPRLAERMANRQGGAASSPK; encoded by the coding sequence ATGAAACGAACTCTCTCACTGATTGTCATCACGGCCTCGATCGCAGTTGCTGCGATGGGAGCACACGCTCAGTCCGCCACGCCGGATCAGAAGGGCGTGGTCAAGGAGAAGCTGAAGTCAATGACACCGGAGGAGCGCGCCGAGGCGACGAAGAGGGCCAAAGCCAAGTGGGACTCCATGAGTCCCGCGGAGCAGGAGGCAGCAAAGAAGACGTTTGCTGAAAAGCGCCCGCGCTTGGCTGAACGCATGGCCAATAGGCAAGGTGGCGCTGCTTCAAGCCCGAAGTGA
- a CDS encoding nucleotidyl transferase AbiEii/AbiGii toxin family protein: MAEPYFSLSDEDRAEVLELGRERTGRPAHLLEKDVWVVWTLGALFGSPVGADLTFKGGTSLSKAYRIIDRFSEDLDLTHDIRRLIADLTGGEEFLPTSRSQASKWTRAVRDRLPEWIAGTVQPVIQAALDQASLGAKLELSGTDKDKLLLHYPPVKRGTGYVAPVVTMEFGGRATGEPHSITPVTCDIEGQVEGVSFPVASPMVMSVTRTFWEKTTAAHVFCAQGRIRSERYARHWHDLAAIMRSPHFDTAIKDRKVARAVAEHKSHFFSEKDAAGHPVDYLASVAGSLQLVPEGAAREALAADYASMLEDQVMVGDALPFEDLMAACEEVASRANAAAGP, from the coding sequence GTGGCTGAGCCCTACTTCTCTCTGAGCGACGAGGACCGGGCCGAAGTCCTCGAACTGGGCCGGGAGCGCACCGGCCGCCCAGCCCATCTGTTGGAGAAGGACGTCTGGGTCGTGTGGACGTTGGGCGCTCTGTTCGGATCCCCGGTCGGCGCTGACCTGACGTTCAAGGGCGGAACGTCGCTCTCCAAAGCGTATCGGATCATCGACCGGTTCTCGGAAGACCTCGACCTGACCCATGACATCCGCCGGCTGATCGCCGACCTGACAGGGGGCGAAGAGTTCTTGCCGACAAGCCGCAGCCAGGCCAGCAAGTGGACGAGGGCCGTGCGCGACCGCCTCCCCGAGTGGATCGCCGGCACAGTGCAGCCTGTCATTCAGGCAGCACTCGACCAGGCGAGTTTGGGTGCCAAGCTGGAACTCTCCGGCACAGACAAGGACAAGCTGCTGTTGCACTACCCGCCAGTCAAGCGAGGAACCGGGTACGTCGCACCCGTCGTCACCATGGAGTTCGGCGGCAGGGCGACGGGCGAGCCGCACTCGATCACGCCGGTGACATGCGATATCGAGGGCCAGGTCGAGGGCGTGTCGTTTCCGGTGGCATCGCCCATGGTGATGAGCGTCACGCGGACCTTCTGGGAGAAGACAACTGCCGCGCACGTCTTCTGCGCCCAAGGCCGGATCCGTAGTGAGCGGTATGCGAGGCACTGGCATGACCTCGCGGCCATCATGCGAAGCCCTCACTTCGACACCGCCATCAAGGACCGCAAAGTCGCGCGTGCCGTGGCCGAACACAAGTCGCACTTCTTCAGCGAGAAGGACGCCGCCGGCCATCCAGTTGACTACCTTGCTTCCGTCGCCGGCTCCCTGCAGCTGGTGCCCGAGGGAGCTGCGCGCGAAGCGCTGGCGGCAGACTACGCCAGCATGCTCGAGGACCAGGTGATGGTGGGCGACGCGCTGCCCTTCGAGGATCTCATGGCGGCCTGCGAAGAAGTGGCATCAAGAGCCAATGCGGCTGCAGGGCCTTGA
- a CDS encoding L-idonate 5-dehydrogenase, with amino-acid sequence MRLRCSCLVVNAPDDLRVVEREAGEVGPGQVLVRVGYGGICGSDLHYFHQGGFGTVRIKRPMILGHEVAGTVVAVAGDVTRVRAGDRVAVNPSRPCGRCRYCLEGWPNQCMDMRFYGSAMRDPHVEGAFRELLVCDAVQCEPVASDIPLRHAALAEPFSVALHGVSRAGPLIGRRVLVSGCGPIGALAVAAARLHGAAEVTAVDLTDETLAIARAMGAQQTVNAATDAGWTARYAADGLTRKGSFDVLFECSGSAQALRAGLDVMAPRGVVVQLGLGGDVPLPQNVVVAKELTLVGSFRFHAEFALAVRLINERRIDMAPMITRAFPLAEAREAFELASDRRRAMKVLLEFAGEAVTAA; translated from the coding sequence CTGCGCCTGCGCTGCAGCTGCCTCGTCGTGAACGCCCCCGACGACCTGCGCGTGGTCGAGCGCGAGGCCGGCGAGGTCGGCCCCGGGCAGGTGCTGGTGCGCGTGGGCTACGGTGGCATCTGCGGCTCGGATCTGCACTACTTCCACCAGGGCGGCTTCGGCACGGTGCGCATCAAGCGGCCGATGATCCTGGGCCACGAGGTGGCGGGCACGGTGGTGGCGGTGGCCGGCGACGTGACGCGGGTGCGGGCGGGTGACCGCGTGGCCGTCAACCCCAGCCGCCCCTGCGGCCGCTGCCGCTACTGCCTGGAGGGCTGGCCCAACCAGTGCATGGACATGCGCTTCTACGGCAGCGCCATGCGCGACCCGCATGTCGAGGGCGCGTTCCGCGAGCTGCTGGTGTGCGATGCGGTGCAGTGCGAGCCGGTGGCCAGCGACATCCCGCTGCGGCACGCCGCGCTGGCCGAGCCTTTCTCGGTGGCGCTGCACGGCGTGTCGCGCGCCGGGCCCCTGATCGGGCGGCGCGTGCTGGTCTCGGGCTGCGGCCCGATCGGCGCGCTGGCGGTCGCCGCGGCCCGCCTGCACGGCGCGGCCGAGGTCACCGCCGTCGACCTGACCGACGAGACGCTGGCCATCGCGCGCGCCATGGGCGCGCAGCAGACGGTCAACGCCGCCACCGACGCCGGCTGGACGGCCCGCTACGCCGCCGATGGCCTGACGCGCAAGGGCAGCTTCGACGTCCTGTTCGAGTGCAGCGGCAGCGCGCAGGCGCTGCGGGCGGGCCTGGACGTGATGGCGCCGCGGGGCGTGGTGGTGCAGCTCGGCCTGGGCGGCGACGTGCCGCTGCCGCAGAACGTGGTGGTGGCCAAGGAGCTGACGCTGGTCGGCAGCTTCCGCTTCCACGCCGAGTTTGCGCTGGCGGTGCGGCTGATCAACGAGCGCCGGATCGACATGGCGCCGATGATCACGCGCGCCTTCCCGTTGGCCGAGGCCCGCGAAGCCTTCGAGCTGGCCAGCGACCGGCGCCGCGCGATGAAGGTGCTGCTCGAGTTTGCCGGCGAGGCCGTGACGGCGGCCTGA